Within the Streptomyces sp. NBC_00554 genome, the region AGCCCCAGGATCTGGCGCACCTCCTGACGCGGGCCGAGCGGCTGGCCGCGCGTCGGCTGCAGAGCGTGCTCGACGCGGACGGTTGCTCGCTCGACGCGTGGCGGGTGCTCGCCCTGCTCGCCGACGGCGAAGGGCATCACATGACGGCGATAGCCGAGGCCGCCTTCCTGCCGCCCCCGACGCTGACCAAACTCGTCGACCACCTCGTCGACCAGAACCTCGTCCACCGCCGCGTCGACCCGCTCGACCGGCGCCGCATCCTCGCGTATCTCACCCCGCGCGGCCAGGCGTACTGGCGGCGCCTCGACCGTGAGGTCCGAGCCCAGTGGCCGGTGCTGAGCGACGGCGACGACGAACTGCTGCGGGCCCTGCTGGGGCGCCTTACGGACGCGCTCGACGGGGCAAGCGCCGACACCACGCGCTGACACCTTCCGCGGCAGCCGAAGGGAACTCTCTGTGACGCTAATCTCGCGGAGAGTGCTTTCGTGTGCCCGGAATTTATTTGGGCACCTGAAAGGTTGGTATATACATCCAGCTGCAAGTTCGGCTTTACCGCCGGCTATCGAGTACGTCGCGCGGCCGCCCATCCGTCCGCGCCCGACCAGCGAGGCACCGTGAACCAGCCCACCACCGAACAGCCCGCCGACGTCGTCTCCCGGCTGCGCGCGACCTTCCGCTCGGGTCGTACCAAGCCCGTCGAATGGCGTACGACCCAGCTGCGCCGACTGCGCGAGCTGCTCACCACGCACGGCGAGGACATCGCCGCCGCCCTCCACGCGGACCTCGGCAAGAGTTCCACGGAGGCCTTCCGCACGGAGATCAACTTCACCGTGCGCGAGATCGACCACACCCTGGACCACCTCGACACCTGGCTGCGCCCCGAGTCCGCCCCGGTCCCGGCGCACCTCGGCGGCGACGCGACGGCCTGGACGCAGTACGACCCCCTGGGTGTCGTCCTGGTCATCGCCCCCTGGAACTATCCGGTGCAGCTCCTGCTCACCCCGCTGCTCGGCGCGCTCGCCGCGGGCAACGCGGTGGTCGCCAAGCCCAGCGAGCTGGCTCCCGCCACGTCCGCCGTCCTCGCCAGGTTGCTGCCGCAGTACCTCGACACCGACGCGGTCGCCGTCGTCGAGGGCGCCATCCCGGAGACCACGGCTCTGCTGGCCGAGCGCTTCGACCACATCTTCTACACCGGCAACGGCACGGTCGGCCGCATCGTGATGCGCGCCGCGGCTGAGCACCTCACCCCCGTCGCCCTCGAACTCGGCGGCAAGTCCCCGGCGTTCGTCGACCGCGGCACCGACCTGGCCGTCGTCGCCGACCGCCTGGTCCGCGGCAAGTTCCTCAACGCCGGTCAGACCTGCGTCGCACCCGACTACGTCCTGACCGACCCCGTGACAGCCCGCGCCCTTGAGCCCGAGCTCACCCGGGCCGTCGAAGAGGTCTTCGGTGCCGAGCCGAAGACGTCCACCGAGTTCGGACGGATCGTCAACGAGCGGCACTTCGACCGGCTCAGCTCGCTGCTCGACTCCGGCCGTACGGTCACCGGCGGCGACAGCGACCGTGCCGTCAAGTACATCGCGCCGACCGTCCTGGCCGACGTCGACCCCAAGTCGCCCGTCATGGCGGAGGAGATCTTCGGCCCGATCCTTCCGATCGTCACGGCGGCGGACCTCGACGAGGCCATCGGCTTCATCAACGACCGTGACAAGCCGCTGGCCCTGTACGTCTTCACCGACTCGGACGTCACCCGGCAGCGGCTCGCCGCCGAGACCTCGTCCGGCGGCCTTGGTTTCGGCCTGCCGCTCGCCCATCTGACCGTCTCCGACCTCCCGTTCGGCGGGGTCGGCGAGAGCGGCATGGGCAGCTACCACGGCCGCTACTCGATCGAGACGTTCAGCCACCGCAAGGCGGTGCTGGAGAAGCCGCTCGCCTGAGGCGGGAGGCGGGAGTGACGAGGAAGTCGGGCCGTGGCCCGGGTCGGAAGCTGAACCGGCCCGGGCCACCGTGCTGCTCAAGTGTCACGGGTGTCATGGAATGCGCCGCTATCGGGCGTGCCGCTCAATTGTCGCCGGATGTCAGGCAGTTCAGCCGCCAACGTTGTCAGTTCGGCTTGGTCTAGACCTTGACTGGTACAGACCAATGCGATTAAGTGTGCCTCCACACCCCCCACCACGGCCGCCCCCGACGCCGTGCCAGGCTCGACCGGCGCGTGCGCGCAAGGCATCGCTTCGCTTTGCTCTTGGTCGGGTGCGGCCGTGCTCCGCAAAGGAGTTGATCCTGTGTCGAGGCGCCGCATCTCCGCACTCATGGCAGCAGTCGTCATCGGAACCGCCGCACCGGTGCTCCTGCCGGCCGCGAGTGCTTCCGCCGCGGCTTGTTCGAGCTACCCGAGCTGGGTCGCCGGCAAGGCGTACGTCACCGGAAACATCGTCCGCTACACCGACGGCAAGGCCTACATAGCCGAGCACGACAACCCGGGCTACGACCCCACCATCAGCACCTGGTTCTGGGAGCCCTACGCCTGCGACGGCTCGTCGACCCCCGTCGGGAACTTCCCCGTCACCGAGGCGCAGTTCAACCAGATGTTCCCGAGCAGGAACTCCTTCTACTCGTACA harbors:
- a CDS encoding MarR family winged helix-turn-helix transcriptional regulator, which gives rise to MPTPTPRQPQDLAHLLTRAERLAARRLQSVLDADGCSLDAWRVLALLADGEGHHMTAIAEAAFLPPPTLTKLVDHLVDQNLVHRRVDPLDRRRILAYLTPRGQAYWRRLDREVRAQWPVLSDGDDELLRALLGRLTDALDGASADTTR
- a CDS encoding aldehyde dehydrogenase family protein; this translates as MCPEFIWAPERLVYTSSCKFGFTAGYRVRRAAAHPSAPDQRGTVNQPTTEQPADVVSRLRATFRSGRTKPVEWRTTQLRRLRELLTTHGEDIAAALHADLGKSSTEAFRTEINFTVREIDHTLDHLDTWLRPESAPVPAHLGGDATAWTQYDPLGVVLVIAPWNYPVQLLLTPLLGALAAGNAVVAKPSELAPATSAVLARLLPQYLDTDAVAVVEGAIPETTALLAERFDHIFYTGNGTVGRIVMRAAAEHLTPVALELGGKSPAFVDRGTDLAVVADRLVRGKFLNAGQTCVAPDYVLTDPVTARALEPELTRAVEEVFGAEPKTSTEFGRIVNERHFDRLSSLLDSGRTVTGGDSDRAVKYIAPTVLADVDPKSPVMAEEIFGPILPIVTAADLDEAIGFINDRDKPLALYVFTDSDVTRQRLAAETSSGGLGFGLPLAHLTVSDLPFGGVGESGMGSYHGRYSIETFSHRKAVLEKPLA